In one Salipiger abyssi genomic region, the following are encoded:
- the secY gene encoding preprotein translocase subunit SecY, with protein sequence MASAVEQMAANTSWAALGKATDLRNRILFTLGLLIVYRLGTYIPVPGIDGAALRQFMEQAGQGIGGMVSMFTGGALGRMGIFALGIMPYISASIIVQLLTAMVPSLEQLKKEGEQGRKKINQYTRYGTVALALFQAYGLAVSLEAGDLAHDPGWYFRAAVVITLVGGTMFLMWLGEQITARGIGNGISLIIFVGIVAEIPAALAQFFASGRSGAISPAVILGAILMVIAVIMFVVFMERALRKITIQYPRRQVGMKMTEAQQSHLPVKVNPAGVIPAIFASSLLLLPTTIATFSQAGSTGPIMSTVLAYFGPGQPLYLLFFASMIVFFAYFYTFNVSFKPDDVADNLKNQNGFIPGIRPGKKTADHLEYVVNRVLVLGSAYLAAVCLLPEILRSQYAIPFYFGGTSVLIVVSVTMDTIQQVQSHLLAHQYEGLIQKSQLRGKSKTRKRRGPARR encoded by the coding sequence GCAAGGCTACCGACCTTCGCAACCGCATTCTCTTTACCCTCGGCCTGCTGATCGTCTACCGGCTGGGAACCTATATTCCCGTCCCCGGCATCGACGGCGCCGCGCTGCGTCAGTTCATGGAACAGGCCGGGCAAGGCATCGGCGGCATGGTCTCGATGTTCACCGGCGGCGCGCTGGGACGGATGGGGATCTTTGCCCTCGGCATCATGCCCTATATCTCCGCCTCGATCATCGTGCAGCTCCTGACGGCCATGGTGCCGTCGCTGGAGCAGCTCAAGAAAGAGGGCGAGCAGGGCCGCAAGAAGATCAACCAGTACACCCGCTACGGCACGGTGGCGCTGGCGCTGTTCCAGGCCTATGGCCTCGCGGTGAGCCTTGAGGCGGGCGATCTTGCCCACGATCCGGGCTGGTATTTCCGCGCCGCCGTGGTGATCACCCTCGTCGGCGGCACCATGTTCCTGATGTGGCTGGGCGAGCAGATCACCGCCCGCGGCATCGGCAACGGCATCTCGCTGATCATCTTTGTCGGCATCGTCGCCGAGATCCCGGCAGCGCTGGCGCAGTTCTTTGCCTCGGGCCGCTCCGGCGCCATCAGCCCGGCGGTGATCCTCGGGGCGATCCTCATGGTGATCGCGGTGATCATGTTCGTGGTCTTCATGGAGCGCGCCCTGCGCAAGATCACCATCCAGTATCCGCGCCGCCAGGTCGGCATGAAGATGACCGAGGCGCAGCAGTCGCACCTGCCGGTCAAGGTGAACCCGGCGGGCGTGATCCCGGCGATCTTCGCCTCCTCGCTGCTGCTGCTGCCCACCACCATCGCGACCTTCAGCCAGGCCGGCTCCACCGGTCCGATCATGTCGACGGTGCTGGCCTATTTCGGGCCTGGGCAGCCGCTCTACCTGCTGTTCTTCGCCTCGATGATCGTGTTCTTCGCCTATTTCTACACGTTCAACGTGTCGTTCAAACCCGATGACGTGGCGGACAACCTGAAGAACCAGAACGGCTTTATCCCCGGCATCCGTCCGGGCAAAAAAACCGCCGATCATCTGGAATACGTGGTCAACCGGGTGCTGGTGCTGGGCTCGGCCTATCTCGCGGCGGTCTGTCTGCTGCCCGAGATCCTGCGCTCGCAATACGCGATCCCGTTCTATTTCGGCGGGACATCGGTGCTGATTGTGGTATCGGTCACCATGGACACCATCCAGCAGGTCCAGAGCCATCTGCTGGCACACCAATACGAAGGTCTTATTCAGAAGTCGCAGCTCCGCGGCAAGAGTAAGACGCGCAAGCGGAGGGGGCCTGCACGGCGATGA
- a CDS encoding adenylate kinase has translation MNIILLGPPGAGKGTQARILVDERGMTQLSTGDMLREAKDSGTEMGKKVAEVMARGELVTDEIVIGLIREKLEAGGSGFIFDGFPRTLKQADALADLLDEMGQTLDKVVELRVNDEALVERITARSTCGNCGEVYNDITKPIPADGKCSNCGGTEFKRRADDNADSLKKRLMEYYKQTSPLIGYYYAKGQHCRVDGLGEIGDVKAAIAGKLDG, from the coding sequence ATGAACATTATACTTCTTGGACCGCCCGGCGCGGGCAAAGGCACACAGGCACGCATTCTCGTCGACGAGCGGGGGATGACCCAGCTCTCCACCGGCGACATGCTGCGTGAGGCCAAGGACAGCGGCACCGAGATGGGCAAGAAGGTCGCAGAGGTCATGGCCCGCGGCGAGCTCGTCACCGACGAGATCGTCATCGGCCTGATCCGCGAAAAGCTCGAAGCCGGCGGCTCCGGCTTCATCTTCGACGGCTTCCCGCGCACGCTGAAACAGGCCGACGCGCTGGCGGATCTGCTCGACGAGATGGGCCAGACGCTCGACAAGGTGGTCGAGCTGCGGGTCAATGACGAGGCGCTGGTGGAGCGCATCACCGCGCGCTCGACCTGCGGCAATTGCGGTGAGGTCTATAACGACATCACCAAGCCGATCCCGGCGGATGGCAAATGCTCCAACTGCGGCGGCACCGAGTTCAAGCGCCGGGCCGACGACAATGCCGACAGCCTCAAGAAGCGTCTGATGGAATATTACAAGCAGACCTCGCCGCTGATCGGCTATTACTACGCCAAGGGCCAGCATTGCCGTGTCGACGGGCTGGGCGAGATCGGCGACGTCAAGGCGGCAATTGCCGGCAAGCTCGACGGCTGA
- a CDS encoding DUF6693 family protein, which produces MLGSKFKCEFSVGEAIGQLVIWILLSIVTLGLALFVLPYYFVRAPLNRTYLLDRDGAKIGRVSVDVDFMDILGHALVWLLLSIITFGLAYLIYWPAVIKRLLNAATITEI; this is translated from the coding sequence ATGTTGGGTTCGAAATTCAAATGCGAGTTTTCCGTCGGAGAGGCGATTGGCCAACTGGTCATCTGGATCCTCTTGTCCATTGTCACCCTGGGCCTCGCCCTGTTCGTACTCCCCTATTACTTTGTAAGGGCGCCGCTGAACCGCACCTACCTGCTCGACCGTGACGGCGCAAAGATCGGTCGCGTTTCGGTCGACGTGGACTTCATGGATATTCTTGGCCACGCTCTGGTGTGGCTGCTTTTGTCCATCATCACGTTCGGTCTTGCCTATCTCATCTACTGGCCCGCCGTGATCAAGCGCCTGCTCAATGCGGCGACCATCACCGAGATCTGA
- a CDS encoding BLUF domain-containing protein, whose protein sequence is MITQLLYTSASRHPRGHTSDIDVLREAMTHNAREGVTGYLLRDEDGFCQVLEGPREIVERLFLRIAQDLRHFDVVLRMRRTVAERGFLGWSMGYASLSPEDSAFLATQFAEGEGGVLLAFNRIGQVASAGRG, encoded by the coding sequence ATGATCACTCAGCTTCTATATACAAGCGCTTCGCGCCATCCGCGCGGGCATACCTCGGATATCGACGTCCTGCGGGAAGCGATGACCCACAACGCCCGGGAGGGGGTGACGGGGTATCTGCTGCGCGACGAGGACGGATTCTGTCAGGTGCTCGAAGGGCCGCGAGAGATCGTCGAACGCCTGTTCCTGCGGATCGCGCAGGATCTGCGCCATTTCGATGTGGTGCTGCGCATGCGCCGCACCGTTGCCGAGCGCGGCTTTCTGGGCTGGTCGATGGGCTATGCCAGCCTGTCGCCCGAAGACAGCGCCTTTCTCGCGACGCAGTTCGCGGAAGGGGAGGGCGGGGTGCTGCTCGCCTTCAACCGGATCGGGCAGGTGGCCTCCGCCGGACGGGGATGA
- the rpsM gene encoding 30S ribosomal protein S13 translates to MARIAGVNIPTNKRVPIALTYITGIGHTSAKSICEAVNIEPSRRVNELSDAEVLAIREHIDANFTVEGDLRRETQMNIKRLMDLGCYRGLRHRRNLPVRGQRTHTNARTRKGPAKPIAGKKK, encoded by the coding sequence TTGGCACGTATTGCCGGCGTCAACATCCCGACCAACAAACGGGTGCCCATCGCCCTCACCTACATCACCGGTATCGGCCACACCTCGGCCAAATCCATCTGTGAAGCCGTGAACATCGAGCCCTCGCGCCGTGTGAACGAGCTGTCCGATGCCGAAGTGCTCGCCATCCGCGAACATATCGACGCCAACTTCACCGTCGAAGGCGACCTGCGCCGTGAGACGCAGATGAACATCAAGCGTCTGATGGACCTCGGCTGCTACCGCGGCCTGCGTCACCGTCGCAACCTCCCCGTGCGCGGTCAGCGCACCCACACCAACGCCCGTACCCGCAAGGGCCCGGCGAAGCCGATTGCCGGCAAGAAGAAGTAA
- the rpsK gene encoding 30S ribosomal protein S11 — MARDTRRGGKKKVSKNIAAGVAHVNSSFNNTKILISDVQGNAISWSSAGTMGFKGSRKSTPYAAQLAAEDAGKKAQEHGVKTLEVEVQGPGSGRESALRALAAVGFNITSIRDVTPIAHNGCRPPKRRRV, encoded by the coding sequence ATGGCACGTGATACCCGTCGCGGAGGCAAGAAGAAGGTCTCCAAGAACATCGCCGCCGGTGTGGCGCATGTGAACTCGTCCTTCAACAACACCAAGATCCTGATCTCGGATGTGCAGGGCAACGCGATCTCCTGGTCGTCCGCCGGCACCATGGGCTTCAAGGGCTCGCGGAAATCGACCCCCTACGCCGCTCAGCTGGCCGCGGAAGACGCGGGCAAGAAGGCGCAGGAACACGGCGTGAAAACGCTGGAAGTCGAAGTTCAGGGCCCCGGCTCGGGCCGTGAATCGGCCCTGCGCGCGCTGGCCGCCGTCGGCTTCAACATCACGTCGATCCGTGACGTGACGCCGATCGCCCATAACGGCTGCCGCCCGCCGAAGCGCCGCCGCGTCTGA
- a CDS encoding DNA-directed RNA polymerase subunit alpha: protein MIHKNWAELIKPTQLEVRPGADPTRVATVVAEPLERGFGLTLGNALRRVLLSSLQGAAITSVQIDNVLHEFSSVAGVREDVTDIVLNLKGVSLRMEVEGPKRLSINAKGPGVVTAADIAETAGIDVLNKDHVICHLDDGADFYVELTVNTGKGYVSADKNKPEDAPIGLMPIDAIYSPVKKVAYEVQPTREGQVLDYDKLTMKIETDGSVTPEDAIAYAARILQDQLSIFVNFEEPESASRQDDDDGLEFNPLLLKKVDELELSVRSANCLKNDNIVYIGDLIQKTEAEMLRTPNFGRKSLNEIKEVLSSMGLHLGMDVEDWPPDNIEDLAKKLEDQF, encoded by the coding sequence ATGATCCACAAGAATTGGGCTGAACTGATCAAGCCGACCCAGCTGGAGGTTCGCCCCGGCGCAGACCCGACCCGCGTGGCCACGGTCGTTGCCGAACCGCTGGAGCGCGGCTTTGGCCTGACGCTGGGCAACGCCCTGCGCCGGGTGCTGCTGTCGAGCCTTCAGGGCGCGGCCATCACCAGCGTGCAGATCGACAACGTGCTGCACGAGTTTTCGTCCGTCGCCGGTGTGCGCGAAGATGTGACGGATATCGTCCTGAACCTCAAGGGCGTTTCGCTGCGTATGGAAGTCGAGGGGCCCAAGCGCCTGTCGATCAACGCAAAAGGCCCCGGCGTCGTGACCGCTGCCGACATCGCGGAAACCGCCGGCATCGATGTTCTGAACAAGGACCACGTGATCTGCCACCTCGACGACGGTGCGGATTTCTACGTGGAACTGACCGTCAACACCGGCAAGGGCTATGTCTCGGCAGACAAGAACAAGCCGGAAGACGCGCCCATCGGCCTGATGCCGATCGACGCGATCTATTCGCCGGTCAAGAAGGTCGCCTATGAGGTGCAGCCGACCCGTGAGGGCCAGGTGCTGGACTATGACAAGCTGACCATGAAGATCGAAACCGACGGCTCGGTCACTCCCGAGGACGCGATCGCCTACGCGGCACGCATCCTTCAGGACCAGCTGTCGATCTTCGTCAACTTCGAAGAGCCCGAAAGCGCCTCGCGTCAGGACGACGACGACGGTCTGGAATTCAACCCGCTCCTCCTCAAGAAGGTGGACGAGCTGGAGCTTTCCGTGCGTTCGGCCAACTGCCTGAAGAACGACAATATCGTTTATATCGGCGACCTGATCCAGAAGACCGAAGCCGAGATGCTCCGCACCCCGAACTTCGGCCGCAAGTCGCTGAACGAGATCAAGGAAGTGCTGTCCTCCATGGGTCTGCACCTCGGCATGGATGTCGAGGACTGGCCGCCGGACAACATCGAGGATCTCGCCAAGAAACTGGAAGACCAGTTTTAA
- the rplQ gene encoding 50S ribosomal protein L17 — protein sequence MRHAKGYRRLNRTHEHRKALWANMAGSLIEHEQIKTTLPKAKELKRVIDKLITLGKRGDVHARRQAAAQLKQDIHVAKLFDILGPRYAERSGGYCRVLKAGFRYGDMAPMAIIELVDRDVDAKGSADKARLAALEAAED from the coding sequence ATGCGTCACGCAAAAGGTTACCGCCGCCTGAACCGTACCCACGAGCACCGCAAGGCGCTGTGGGCGAACATGGCCGGCTCGCTCATCGAGCATGAGCAGATCAAGACCACCCTGCCGAAAGCCAAGGAACTCAAGCGCGTCATCGACAAGCTGATCACCCTCGGCAAGCGCGGCGATGTGCACGCGCGCCGTCAGGCCGCCGCCCAGCTCAAGCAGGACATCCACGTCGCCAAGCTCTTCGACATCCTCGGCCCGCGCTACGCCGAGCGTTCGGGCGGCTATTGCCGCGTGCTGAAAGCCGGCTTCCGCTATGGCGACATGGCGCCGATGGCGATCATCGAGCTGGTCGACCGCGATGTCGACGCCAAGGGCTCCGCCGACAAGGCCCGCCTGGCCGCTCTGGAAGCCGCCGAAGACTGA